The Mycobacterium riyadhense sequence ACGAAACATGATTGCCGACGCGCCGCCGGTGCGGGAGTCGGTGTGGCGGACCACTTTGGCAAGCGCCCGCAGGCTCAGGCCGCTTGCTTCGGCCAGCCGCTCCGCCTCGGCCGCGGCCGCATAGGAGATAAACGTCAACATGTTGCGCGCCAGCTTCATCCTGGTCCCCGCGCCCGGCTCGCCGGCGTGGATCACCACCGATGCCCACCGCGAAAACGGCTCTTTGATCCGTTGGAACGTCTCGTCGTCGGCGCCCACCATGGTTGCCAGATCACCGTTGGCGGCCGCGCCCGCGCCGCCGCTGACCGGGGCGTCCACGATGTGAATCCCTTGCGGCTGGAACTCGCGTGCCAGCTCAACGGCGGTGGTGTCACTGATCGTGGAATGGATCGCGATGATGGTCCCGGGCTTGGCGTGCGCCGCCAGTCCGTCGTCCCCGGTGATCACCTGGCGCACCTGCGCGTCGTCGAACACGGTGATGCTGATGACGTCGGCATCGGCGACTTCGGCGACGCTGCCCGCCGCGGTGGCGCCGCCGTCGACGAAGGGGGTCATGGCCTCGGCGCGCATATCGAAGACCGTCAGGCCGCCCGGCCAGTCGAGGTAGCGCTTGGCCATTGGCGCGCCCTGGTTGCCCAGGCCGATGTATCCGAGCTTTAGACCTTCAGCCATTTGCGCCGCTCCTCCTCATCACTTCGTTCTGCATCGTCGCCGGCGCGGGCCATTTGCGCCGCTCCTCCTCATCACTTCGTTCTGCATCGTCGCCGGCGGTGGCCATTTGCGCCGCTCCTCCTCATCACTTCGTTCTGCATCGTCGCCGGCGCGGGCCATTTGCGCCGCTCCTCCTCATCACTTCGTTCTGCATCGTCGCCGGCGGTGGCTCATGATCGGATGATCTGTCCGCCATCGACATTGAAGATCTGCCCGGTGATCCAGGAGGCCTGGTCGCTGAGCAGGAACAGGCACATGCCCACCAGATCGTCTGGTGTGCCCATCCGGGACAGCGGCATCTGCTTGACCATGTCTTTGACGAATTCGCCCGGCGTGACGTTCCTGGTCGCTTCGGTGTCGATCGGACCCGGCGCTATCGCGTTGATGCGGATGTTCATTCCGCCGAGCTCACGCGAAAGCTGTTGGGTCAGACCGTTGACGCCCACCTTGGCAAGTCCGTAGAAGTTCGAGTACAGCCACGCCGCGGTTGAGGACTGATTCACGATCGCGCCACCGCCGCGCTTGGCCATCTTCTTGTACACCGCGCGGGTGCACAGCAGCACACCGTCGTGGTTGACGCCCATGAACTTCTTGTAGTAGTCCAACGGCACGGTCAGCAACAGGTCGAGTTTCATGCCGCCGTAGATCGCGGCGTTGTTTACCAGGTAGTCAATGCCACCGAATTCGCTGACGGTGCGACCAGCCATGGCCTGTGCCGACTCCTCGTCGGAAACATCAACGGGCACATGGATTGCCGTGCCGCCGTCGGCGACGATCTGTTTGGCTGCCGACTCGGCAGCATCGGCATTGATATCGGCCACGACCACTGACGCGCCTGCGCGAGCCAGGGCCTCAGCATACGCCCGGCCGATACCCTGCGCAGCCCCCGTGACGATAGCCACCTTGCCGTCGAATTGTGCCACACCGCTCTCCATCTAATTTGCTGCCACCGCAACGAGTTTGGTTTCCAGGTACTCTTCGAATCCGGCAAGCCCCATCTCGCGACCGTTGCCGGATTGCTTGTAACCCCCGAACGGCGCATCAGCGGAATACCAGACACCACCGTTGACGTTGACGGTGCCCACCCGCAGCCGCGCCGCCACCCCCGCGGCCCGGTCCGGGTCAGCGCTATACACGGTGCCCGACAAACCGTACGGCGAATCGTTGGCGATCCGAATGGCGTCATCGTCGCCGTCGTGAGCGATCACCGTGAGCACCGGCCCGAAGATTTCCTCCCTGGCCGGCCGGGCGTCGTTGCTCAGCCCCGCGATCACGGTGGGCTCGATGAAGAAACCGACATCCCTGTCGGCCGGTCGACCACCACCGCAGGCGAACGTCCCGCCTTCGGCGATCGCTAGGTCGAGGTAGCCCTGTACCCGGTCCCGCTGGCGCGCCGAAATCAACGGTCCGCAAACGGTTCCCGGATCGTTGGGATCGCCGGGCTTGATCGACGACATGGTGCCCGCGGCGACGGCGACAGCCTCGTCGTAGCGGGCGCGCGGTACCACCAGCCGGGTGGTGATCGCACAACCCTGCCCGGCGTGCACGGCCGCGGTGAAAGCCGACACCCCACTGGCGGCGGCGAGGTCGGCGTCGTCGAGCACAACGAAAGCCGATTTGCCACCCAGCTCGAGGAACACCTTCTTGACGGTGGCGGCGGCATCGGCCATCACGCTGCGTCCGGTCGCCGTGGAGCCGGTGAACGAAACCATATCTACCCGAGGGTCTTTCGCCAACAAAGCCCCGAGGCTGTGGTCGCTGGAGGTGACGATGTTGACGACACCGGGCGGGAAATCGGTGTGCTCGGCGATGATTTCGCCGAGCACGGCCGCACACCACGGTGTGTCCGGCGCCGGCTTCAGGACGATGGTGTTACCCGCGGCCAGGGCGGGGCCCAGCTTGGCGAGATTGATCTGGTGCGGGAAGTTCCACGGTGTGATGGCGCCGACGACACCGACGGCTTCCCGGGCGATGGTGCGCCGGGTGGGGATTCCCATCGGCGACGCCTGACCAAGGTCCTGGTTCCACACATAGGACTCGGCGGTGTCTGCCGCGAACGCCAGGTCATTGACCGGGCCTTCCAATTGGGCGGCGGCGGTGAGCATCCGCGGTGCACCGACCTCTGCGATGGTCAATTCTCGCAGTTCTTCGATGTGGTGCTGCAGCGCGTCGCGCAGCTGCCGCACACACCGCACTCGCAACTCGGTGTTGCGCGACCAGTCGGTCTCGTCGAAGGCCCGTCGCGCCGCCTCGATGGCGCGGCCCATGTCCTCCGCGTCAGCGTCGGCGGCCAGACCCAGCACCTCCTCGGTGGCCGGGTTGATCGTCGGGAAGGTTCCCGCGCTGCCTTCCGACAGCTTGCCGTCGATGAAGAGTGCGCTCACGCCATTGGCCAATAGCGAGCTGTCGGCCATCTACCACTCCCGCCTGCCGCGCTTGTTATGCAAATGCTCAATAGTGGACAGCTGTCCGATATATCTTTCTCGAACCATAACTGTCGGAGCGCAACGGGTGCAACCTCCGATCTCGTCCGGCGCGCCGCGTCGCCATAAAGTTCGATATTAAGCTGCTTATTCGCAAGCCGTACTTGCCTCACGTCGCAACCATCATCTAGCTTGGACATGTGTCCAGCGATGCACTGGCTTCGGTCATACCCGACACCGGGCAAACACCACGCAACCGCCGCCAGGAGGAAACCTTCCGCAAGGTGCTGGCGGCCGGCATGGAGACCCTGCGGGAGAACTCCTACGCCGACCTGACCGTCCGCATGGTGGCGGCGCGTGCCAAAGTGGCTCCGGCGACGGCTTATACGTATTTCTCGTCGAAGAACCATCTGATCGCCGAGGTGTATCTCGATCTCGTCCGGCAAGTCCCGTTCTTCACCGACGTCAACGACCCGCTGCCCACCCGAGTAGAGCAGGCGCTACGGCATCTGGCCCTGGTGGTCGCCGACGAACCCGAGGTCGGCGCGGCGTGCACCGCTGCGTTGCTCGGCGGTAGCGCCGACCCCGCGGTGCGCGCGGTGCGTGACCGGATCGGCGCGGAGATACATCGCCGCATCGCATCGGCGATCGGTCCGGGGGCCATACCCGACACGGTTTCGGCGCTGGAGATGGCGTTTTTCGGCGCACTGGTACAGGCCGGCAGCGGACAGTTCACCTATCACGAGATCGCCGACCGGCTGACCGACGTCGTCGGCCTCATCCTTGCCGGTGCTGAAAGGGCCGGTGTGACATGACTGTCCGCGTCGACGACCCGGAGCTGGTCTTGGATCCCTACGACTACGACTTCCATGAAGATCCATACCCGTACTACCGGCGGCTGCGCGACGAAGCCCCGCTGTACCACAACGAGCAGCTGAAGTTCTGGGCGTTGTCGCGCCACCAAGACGTACTGCAGGGCTTTCGCAACAGTACCTCGCTATCGAATGTGTATGGCGTATCGCTAGATCCGTCCTCGCGTACCTCCGAGGCGTATCGGGTGATGTCGATGCTGGCTATGGATGATCCCGCGCATTTGCGACTGCGCGCATTGGTGTCCAAAGGATTCACCCCCCGCCGGATCCGCGAACTCGAGCCGCAGGTGCTCGAATTGGCCCGCACTCACCTGGATTCGGCCCTGCAGAGTGAAACTTTCGATTTCGTAGCGGAATTCGCCGGCAAGCTGCCCATGGACGTCATCTCTGAGCTGATGGGCGTTCCCGAACCCGACCGGGCCCGCATTCGCGAACTGGCCGACGGCGTGCTGCACCGTGAGGACGGGGTGGCCGATGTTCCGCCGTCGGCCATGCAGGCATCCGTGGACTTGATGCGGTATTACGTCGATCTGATCGCGGAGTTCCGTAGGCATCCGGCCGACAATCTGACCTCGGCGTTACTTGAGGCCGAGATCGACGGTGACAAGCTCACCAACGACGAGATCATGGCGTTCCTGTTCCTCATGGTGATCGCCGGCAATGAGACCACCACCAAGCTGTTGGCCAACGCCGCGTACTGGGGAGCCCGCAATCCCGACCAGCTGGCCGGGGTGTTCGCCGATCACTCGCGAATTCCGTTGTGGGTCGAAGAAACCCTGCGCTACGACACATCGAGCCAGATCCTGGCCCGCACCGTCGCACAAGACCTCACGTTGTACGACACCACGTTGCGCCAAGGTGACGTATTACTGCTGCTTCCGGGATCGGCTAACCGTGACGACAGGGTTTTCGACCACCCCGACGAATACCGGATCGGCCGCGAAATAGGTTCGAAACTAGTCAGTTTCGGCAGCGGTGCGCACTTCTGCCTGGGCGCGCATCTGGCTCGCATGGAAGCCCGAGTGGCGCTGAGCGAACTATTCAGCCGGATCCGCGGCTACGAGGTGGACGAAGACAACGCGATACGCGTGCACTCCAGCAATGTGCGCGGATTCGCCAATCTTCCAATCACGGTGGAGACCACATAAATGCCTCGCTTCGAACCTCATCCCGCCCGTCGACCCGCGATCGTTGCCGGCGCGTCGTCGGGCATCGGCGCGGCCACCGCGATCGAGCTTGCCGCCCACGGCTTTCCGGTGGCCTTAGGCGCACGCCGCGTCGAGAAGTGCCAGGAGATTGCCGAGAAGATCATCGCTGACGGCGGCGAGGCGATCGCCCTGCCGCTCGACGTAACCGACCCCGACTCCGTCAAAGGCTTTGCACACCAGGCCACCGAGCGGCTCGGCGATATCGAGGTTCTCGTCACCGGCGCCGGCGACACCTTCTTCGGACGGCTGCACGAGATGGACACCGAAGCCTTTGAATCTCAGATCCAGATCCACTTGATCGGCGCCAACAGATTGACCACCGCGGTGCTTGGCGGCATGGTCGAGCGCCAGCGGGGCGACCTGATCTTCGTGGGCTCCGACGTCGCGCTGCGGCAGCGCCCGCACATGGGGGCCTACGGCGCCGCAAAGGCCGCACTGGTAGCGATGGTGACCAATCTGCAGATGGAACTCGAAGGCACCGGAGTTCGCGCGTCGATCGTGCACCCGGGCCCCACCAAGACCGGAATGGGCTGGAACCTGCCGCTTGAGTCGGTCGGACCCGCCCTGGAGGACTGGGCCAAGTGGGGCCAGGCGCGCCACAATTACTTCCTTCGAGCGTCCGACCTCGCCCGGGCGATCACGTTCGTCGCCGAGACGCCCCGCGGGGGATTCATCGCCAGCATGGAGCTGCAGCCCGAAGCGCCGTTGGCCGAGACGAAGGAACGCCAGCAACTCAAGGTCGACGAGAAGGCGCTGAAGAAATCGTGACCACACCGATGGTGCCGCGGGTGTCCGGCGGCCACGAAGAACACGGACACCTCGAAGAGTTCCGCACCGATCCGATCGGGCTCATGCAGCGGGTCCGCGACGAGTGCGGTGACGTCGGATGGTTCCAGCTGGCCGACAAACACGTCATCCTGCTATCCGGCGCCGGCGCCAACGAGTTCTTTTTCCGATCCGCCGACGAGGATCTGGACCAGGCCGAGGCCTACCCATTCATGACGCCGATCTTCGGCAAGGGTGTGGTTTTCGACGCTAGTCCGGAGCGGCGCAAGGAGATGCTGCACAACTCGGCGCTGCGTGGCGAGCAGATGAAGGGCCACGCGGCCACCATCGAGGGCGAAGTCAAGCGGATGGTGGCCGACTGGGGCACCGAAGGCGAAATCGACCTGCTCGACTTCTTCGCCGAATTGACCATCTATACCTCGACGGCCTGCCTGATCGGTCTGAAGTTCCGCAACCAGCTCGACTCCCGGTTCGCGCACTACTACCACGAACTGGAGCGCGGCACCGACCCGCTGTGCTACGTCGACCCGTACCTACCGATCGAAAGCTTTCAGCGGCGCGACCAAGCCCGCGACGATCTGGTGGCGTTGGTGCAGGACATCATGCACCAGCGGCTCGCAAATCCGCCCCGGGACAAGAGTGATCGCGACATGCTCGACGTGTTGGTGTCGATCAAGGACGAAGCGGGCAATCCCCGGTTCTCCGCCGACGAGGTCACCGGAATGTTCATCTCGCTGATGTTCGCCGGACACCACACCAGCTCGGGCACGTCGGCGTGGACGTTGATCGAGCTGATCCGCCACCCCGAGGTCTACGCCGAGGTGCTCGCCGAGCTCGAGGAGCTCTACGCCGACGGCCAGGAGGTGAGTTTCCATGCGCTGCGCCAGATTCCGAAGCTGGACAACGTGGTCAAGGAGACCTTGCGGCTGCACCCGCCGCTTATCATCCTGATGCGGGTGGCCAAGGGCGAGTTTGAGGTCGAGGGCTTCGGAATCCACGACGGGGATTACGTGGCCGCGTCCCCGGCAATCTCGAACCGAATTCCGGAGGACTTTCCCGACCCCGACGCGTTCAACCCGGACCGCTACAACAAACCCGAGCAGGCCGACATCGCCAACCGATGGACGTGGATTCCCTTTGGCGCGGGCCGACACCGTTGCGTCGGAGCGGCTTTCGCGACCATGCAGATCAAGGCCATCTTCTCGGTGTTGTTGCGCGAGTATGAATTTGAGATGGCTCAGCCCGCCGACAGCTACCGCAACGACCATTCGAAGATGGTCGTGCAGCTGGCCAGGCCGGCCAAAGTCCGCTATCGCAAACGCAGCGCTTGAGGATCGACATGGGCTCGCGGGGCTTCAAAGTCGAAGCAGACCTGGAATTGTGTCAGGGCCATGCCATGTGCCAACTCGAGGCACCGGACTTTTTTCGGGTGCCCAAGCGGGGCAAGGTTGAGATCGTCGACCCCGAACCGCCCGAAGAAGCCCGCGACGACATCGAGCGTGCGGTCGAAAGTTGCCCTACCCAAGCACTATTCATTAAAGAGAAAGAAGATTGATCATGGCGTCACTCCCCCGCGAGGAACTGGAGGCTTGGGTCGAGCGCTGGCTGGAAGCCAACCGGGTTGCCGAGCGCGAAGGCGACTGGAAGCGGCTGGCAGAGTTCTACGCCGAAGACGCAACCTACGGCTGGAACATCGGCCCCAAGGAAGACGTGATGTGCGTCGGTATCGACGAGATCCGCGACATCGCCCTCGGCCTGGAGATGGAGGGCCTGGAGAACTGGCAGTACCCGTATCAGAAGGTCATCATCGACGACAAGCAGGGCGAGATCGTCGGCTTTTGGAAGCAGGTCGCCACCGACTCCGACGGCACGCAGTCCGAGATCTACGGCATCGGAGGCAGCTGGTTCCGCATCAACGCCGACGCCAAGATCGAGTGGCAGCGAGATTTCTTCGACTTCGGCCACGTCCAGTCGCTCTACCTGGACCTGATGAAGGCGGGCAAGCTGTCCAAGGGCATGCAAAAGCGAATCGAGCGCAGCCTTGCGGGGGAGAAACTGCCTGGTTACTACCCCCTGGGTAAGGCCCCGGTACCCATCTGGTGAGCCCACCAGGACAGCCAACCAAGCATTTGTTTTGTTGCACACGCTATGCTGACGCAAAATGGAGTGTCTGTGGCACTCGTCACTACGCTGTCGGGCATGACGGAGCCCGGCAGCTCTGATCAGTTCAAAGGCGAAATGGGGTCAGGTACAACGTGAAGACAAAAGGCGCGCTGCTCTGGGAGTTCAACCAGCCCTGGTCCATCGAGGAAATCGAGATTGGCGACCCCGTTAAGGACGAGGTCAAGATCCAGATGGAAGCGGCGGGCATGTGCCACTCCGACCACCATCTGGTCACCGGTGGCATCCCAATGCTGGGCTTCCCGGTGCTCGGCGGACATGAGGGCGCGGGCATCGTCACCGAAGTTGGACCCGGCGTGGAGGACATCGCCCCGGGCGACCACGTGGTGTTGTCGTTCATCCCGTCCTGTGGGAACTGTGCAACATGTCAGGCGGGCATGCGCAACCTGTGCGACCTGGGCGCGGGGTTGTTGAACGGCGCAGCGGTCTCCGACGGCACCTTCCGCATCCAGGCCCGCGGCCAGAACGTCTACCCGATGACCCTGCTGGGCACCTTCTCGCCGTACATGGTGGTGCACCGCAGCTCGGTGGTGAAGATCGACCCGTCGGTGCCCTTCGAGGTCGCCTGCCTGGTCGGCTGCGGCGTAACCACCGGCTACGGCTCGGCGGTCCGCACCGCCGACATCCGCCCCGGTGACGACGTCGCCATCGTCGGCGTCGGGGGAGTCGGCATGGCTGCGTTGCAGGGCGCGGTCAACGCCGGTGCGCGCTTCATCTTCGCGATCGACCCGGTGGAATGGAAGCGCGACCAGGCCCTCAAATTCGGCGCCACCCACGTCTACCCCGATATCGACGCGGCGCTGGCGGGCATCGCCGAGGTCACCTACGGCTTGATGGCCCATAAGGTGATTCTCACCGTCGGCGAACTCAAGGGCTCCGACATGGAGGCTTACCTGACCATTACCGCCAAGGGCGGCACCTGCGTGGTGACGGCGATCGGCAGCCTGCTCGACACCCAGGTAAACCTCAACCTGGCGATGTTGACCCTGATGCAGAAGAACTTGCAGGGCACCATCTTCGGCGGCGGCAATCCGCAGTACGACATCCCGAAGCTGTTGTCCATGTATAAGGCGGGCAAACTGAACCTGGACGACATGGTCACCACTGCCTACAAACTTGAGCAGATCAACGACGGCTATCAGGACATGCTGGACGGCAAGAACATTCGCGGAGTGATCCGGTACACGGACGCTGACAGGTAAGCGGCGCCCGGTCCATCAGTGACCCGCTTTCCGCACCTGTCGGCGCCGGGACGGATCGGCGCCATGACGGTGCGCAACCGCGTGGTCATGGCTCCCATGGAGACGATGTACGGCACCCCGGACGGGCTGCCGTCGGCGCGGACCCGTGACTATTTCGCCGCCCGCGCATCTGGTGGTGTCGGGCTAATCACGTTGGGCGCCACTGGAGTCGACAATCAGCACCCGGAGACACCCGGTGGCCTGCATCTGGCCACCGACGCTGCCGTCGATGCGCACCGCGCTCTGGTCGACGTGGTGCACGAACATGGCGCCAAGATCCAGCCGCAGATTGTGCACGCCGGACCCGACGGCCTGGGACCGGAGATATTCGGTGTCACGTCGCTGGGGCCGTCGGTGATTCCGTCGTATCTGACCGGGCGTCCGTCGGCCGAGATCACCGCCCAGCAACTGGCATGCGTAATGGACTTGTTCAAGGCCGCGGCGCGGCGCGCGGCCGAGGCCGGCTACGACGGTATCGAGCTGCACGCGGCGCATGGCTACATGCTGCTCGGGTCTTTCCTTGCCCCACAGCGCAATCGGCGTACCGACGACTACGGGGGATCGTCACGACGGCGGATGCGGGTGGTGTTGGAGACGCTGACCGCCATTCGATCCGAAATCGGCGACGCGATCCCGATCACGTTGCGCATCTCGGGGTACGAACGCGTTGCCGGGGGCCGACCGATCTACGAAACCGCCTTAGTCGCGCCCGAACTCGTCGCCGCCGGGGTTTCCGCGTTCCATGTCAGCGGCGGCGTCATCGATCGCCTCGTCACCGGCATGGTCAACGGCGCCGACGACGGCGACGAGCTCAACGTGGGCGCCGCGGCCGCCGTCAAGCAGGTGGTCGATGTGCCGGTGATCGCTGTCGGCCGGATCCACGACCCCACCAGGGCCGAGCGAATCCTGGCCGACGGGCGCGCGGACTTCATCGCGATGGGACGGCCGCTGCTGGCCGACCCCGACCTGCCGCGCAAACTGTGGTCCGGACAGGCACACCGGGTCCGCAAGTGCATCTCGTGTGAAAACTGCATCGACGCGATGGAACAACGCTTCTCGGTGGACTGCGCGGTCAATCCCCGCACCGGCAAGGAGCGGGCGCTGGCGGGAGGTCGCGCTGTGCACGCCAAACGGGTGGTGATCGTCGGCGGTGGTCCCGCCGGACTGGAGGCCGCACGCGTGGCCGCCGAACGCGGCCACCAGGTAACGCTCTTCGAGCGTGGCGGGCAACTGGGCGGCGCGCTGCGCTGGGCGTGCGTGCTGCATCCGGAAAACCAGCCGTTCCTGCGGTACCTGCGCGACGAGATCCGGGTGAGCACTGCGAAAGTGCTTTTAGATCACCGTGTTTCAGCAGAGGACGTCGTGGCAACAGCGCCTGACGCTGTCGTGGTAGCCACTGGTGGCCGTGTTACGGTGCCCGAGATTCCCGGTGCTGACCTGCCACACGTCCGCACCGGGCCTGGGCTGCGTGAATTGCTCGATGGCCAGCTGTTCGCCGGCTGGCGACAGCGGTTGGTGCGCCCGGGTCCGGTTCGGCTGGCCACACGGGTATGGATGCCGGTCGGGCGACGCATCACCATTATTGGCGGCGACCTCGTCGCCCTGGAGCTCGCCGAGTTTCTGGCCAGCCGCGGCCGCTTGGTGTCGATACTCGAGGCCGGCAGGGATATCGCCCCGGAAGTGGGCAACAAACGCAAGACCGAACACATGAACCGGCTGGACCACCTCGGCGTTGCCGTTCACGTTCGTGCCGCCGTCGAACGGATCACGCGCGAAGCCGTGGTGTTCACCCCCGCCAGCGGCACCAGCCGCGAATTAGCCGCCGACAGTGTGGTGATCGCCGGAACGGTTGAGCCTGATACATCCCTGTTCGACGAGCTGATAGCCGCATTGCCCGAAACCCAAGTGCACGCCGCCGGCGACTGCAGCGGCCTGGGCCTGATCCGCAAAGCCACCGAAGACGGCGCCCGCGCCGCGTGCGCCATTTAACGACAGGAGATAACCATGACCCAGACAGCCCAATCACCCGCACTCGCCGCATCGCAGTCCTCGTGGCGCTGCGTGCAAGCCCACGACCGCGAGGGCTGGTTGGCGCTGATGGCCGACGACGTCGTCATCGAGGACCCGATCGGCAAGTCCGTCACGAATCCGGACGGTACCGGGGTGAAGGGCAAGGACGGGGTCGCCAGCTTCTACGACACCAACATCGCGGCCAACCAGCTGACGATCACCTGCGAGGAGACCTTCCCGTCCAGCTCACCCAACGAGATCGCCCATATCTTGGTGTTGGACAGCAGGTTTGAGGGTGGGTTCACCAGTTCTGTCCGCGGGGTGTTCACCTATCGCGTCAACGACGCCGGGTTGATCACGAGTATGCGCGGGTACTGGAACCTCGAGACGATGACGTTCGGCAAGCAGGAGTGAGGCCTCAGCCGATACGGCCCAGCCCGGTGATGTTGCCCTGCATGATCTTGTTGTCCATCAACACCATGGTGGCGGTCTGAATCGGGTCGCTGAGGATGCTGGCCGATTTTGGTTGCTGCAGTATCACTTCTCCCGAGGTGGGATCAAGGACGGCGAAAGAAAAGATGTCAGCCGGTGTCGTTGTGTCGAATCCGAAGCGGGTGATGGTGTAGATCAGGCCGTCCCCGATGGACAGGTGCGGTAACGCGGCACTGCGAATGTTACTGTCCCACACGGTATGACAGCCCGGGTTGTCGACGTCCACCCTGGTCATCCCCCCGATGAATGGGGCCGTCGGCGGAACGGCCGGTCCGGCGTCCGGCGGAACCGCCGGATAGGGGTAGCCGTAGGTGCTGGCGATGAACATGGTGCTGCCCACCCCGATCGGGGAGTTCTCACTACCGGGCCCACCCTTGGTCAGGACCGGTTGCTGGCAGATCAGGTTGCCGGTGCCGGACTCGTAGACAAGCGCATGCACCACCGGGTCGGCGTTGTCGACGATGGTCAGGTAATCGGCGCCGGTAGGGCCGAAATACGTTGGGGTAGAACCTGTTCCCCAACTCAGTTGTCCCGGCTTGCGCGCCGGGCCGCGGTCGTAGGCCTGGCGCCATAGGATCTGCGGGTTGCCACCGCCGTCGAGATTCAGCTCGTAGAGGGCAAAGGTGGTGGCCACCCCGACACGATTGGCGGGTGACGACGAGATGCTGTTCGCCACCTGTTCGCCGGGGTCCAGCTGTACGCCGGCAACCCCGCCGCCGACCTTTGACACTCCCACTACCCCGGTGCCGGTGGCGAACCAGACGTTGCCCGCATAGTCGGGTACCACGCCGACGGATTGGTCGCCGGGCGGTATCACGCTGGATACATCGATGGACTCGGCGACGGCCAGGT is a genomic window containing:
- a CDS encoding NDMA-dependent alcohol dehydrogenase — translated: MKTKGALLWEFNQPWSIEEIEIGDPVKDEVKIQMEAAGMCHSDHHLVTGGIPMLGFPVLGGHEGAGIVTEVGPGVEDIAPGDHVVLSFIPSCGNCATCQAGMRNLCDLGAGLLNGAAVSDGTFRIQARGQNVYPMTLLGTFSPYMVVHRSSVVKIDPSVPFEVACLVGCGVTTGYGSAVRTADIRPGDDVAIVGVGGVGMAALQGAVNAGARFIFAIDPVEWKRDQALKFGATHVYPDIDAALAGIAEVTYGLMAHKVILTVGELKGSDMEAYLTITAKGGTCVVTAIGSLLDTQVNLNLAMLTLMQKNLQGTIFGGGNPQYDIPKLLSMYKAGKLNLDDMVTTAYKLEQINDGYQDMLDGKNIRGVIRYTDADR
- a CDS encoding FAD-dependent oxidoreductase — encoded protein: MTRFPHLSAPGRIGAMTVRNRVVMAPMETMYGTPDGLPSARTRDYFAARASGGVGLITLGATGVDNQHPETPGGLHLATDAAVDAHRALVDVVHEHGAKIQPQIVHAGPDGLGPEIFGVTSLGPSVIPSYLTGRPSAEITAQQLACVMDLFKAAARRAAEAGYDGIELHAAHGYMLLGSFLAPQRNRRTDDYGGSSRRRMRVVLETLTAIRSEIGDAIPITLRISGYERVAGGRPIYETALVAPELVAAGVSAFHVSGGVIDRLVTGMVNGADDGDELNVGAAAAVKQVVDVPVIAVGRIHDPTRAERILADGRADFIAMGRPLLADPDLPRKLWSGQAHRVRKCISCENCIDAMEQRFSVDCAVNPRTGKERALAGGRAVHAKRVVIVGGGPAGLEAARVAAERGHQVTLFERGGQLGGALRWACVLHPENQPFLRYLRDEIRVSTAKVLLDHRVSAEDVVATAPDAVVVATGGRVTVPEIPGADLPHVRTGPGLRELLDGQLFAGWRQRLVRPGPVRLATRVWMPVGRRITIIGGDLVALELAEFLASRGRLVSILEAGRDIAPEVGNKRKTEHMNRLDHLGVAVHVRAAVERITREAVVFTPASGTSRELAADSVVIAGTVEPDTSLFDELIAALPETQVHAAGDCSGLGLIRKATEDGARAACAI
- a CDS encoding ketosteroid isomerase family protein, which translates into the protein MTQTAQSPALAASQSSWRCVQAHDREGWLALMADDVVIEDPIGKSVTNPDGTGVKGKDGVASFYDTNIAANQLTITCEETFPSSSPNEIAHILVLDSRFEGGFTSSVRGVFTYRVNDAGLITSMRGYWNLETMTFGKQE